DNA sequence from the Candidatus Microthrix parvicella Bio17-1 genome:
ACCCTCAAGAATTGTCGACTCCAGATTGGCTCCTGAGAAGTCGACCGAGTCGATCCAGGTTTGCTGCAGGTCGGCTCCAGAAAGGTCGGCGCCCGCCAAGTTTGTTCCGGTTAAATAGGCGCCAGCCATGTCGGCCTGACTAAGGTTGACATTGGACATGTCCGAACCACTCATTCCGATCCCTCGCGTGCTTCCCATCAGGTTCATACCTGACAAATCAATACCTGAGATGTTAACACATCTAAGATAGTTATCATCCTCAAAGTTGCCTTCTTCGGATATACCAACCGAGGCGACCTCTGCCCTCGTCAGTTTGATCAACCCTTCCGGACACACTCCTTGTTGGATTCCACGCCATTCGCGGTTGGTCACTTCGTCGATCCCACTTAGTCCTGTGTCCTGGACACTGTTGTCAGCAGATACTGGAATGGTTCCCGCCGATTCCCCATCACCCGTGGTGCATCCTATGGATAACAGCGTGACAACCAAGATGCTCGCGGACTGGCAAATCGTTGCGATCTTAGCATTCATTTCGAGTCCCTCCATGCGAGATACAGGCGCATGGCACCAACGTTGTGCCCGAACCTTTATCTACAGCAGGATAGTCTACCGGTACACCGACAACAAGGCGGAGTGACGCAGGTGGAGTGTTGGTAACACGATACTGAACCTGGTTTCATTCGTATTTAATAATGCCGAGTCCGCGTGCCCCGCGCTACTTCTACCCTTCTCAAGTGCTGCACTGTTTCCGACACCAGCGACCGGAAGCGCAGGTTCCGTGGCGCATCGAGCACTTA
Encoded proteins:
- a CDS encoding pentapeptide repeat-containing protein, yielding MNAKIATICQSASILVVTLLSIGCTTGDGESAGTIPVSADNSVQDTGLSGIDEVTNREWRGIQQGVCPEGLIKLTRAEVASVGISEEGNFEDDNYLRCVNISGIDLSGMNLMGSTRGIGMSGSDMSNVNLSQADMAGAYLTGTNLAGADLSGADLQQTWIDSVDFSGANLESTILEGVQWEPGSEPTWPTGFDPPENSYRP